Within the Enterobacter bugandensis genome, the region GCCTCAATTTACGGGAGAACTTCTGAGTGCGTTTAACGGCAAAGCAGATTACCTGGCTGAAAGTGCTGCTGCATTTAGCCGGGATACTTCCTTTTATCTGGCTGTTCTGGGCGGCCAGCCAGGGCCTCTTTAGCGCCGATCCGGCAAAGGATATCCAGCATTTTACCGGTCGGATGGCTCTGAAATTTTTACTGGCCACCTTGCTCGTCTCGCCGCTGGCGCGCTACGCTAAACAGCCATTATTGATACGCACCCGTCGGCTTTTGGGGCTATGGTGTTTTGCCTGGGCGACCCTGCACCTCACCAGTTACGCCCTGCTGGAACTGGGAATTAACAATCTGACACTGCTTGGCCGCGAGCTGGTAACACGCCCTTACCTGATGCTGGGCATTGTTAGCTGGCTGATCCTGCTGGCGTTAGCGCTGACATCCACGCAATATGCGCAGCGAAAGCTGGGCCGTCGCTGGCAGTTGCTGCACAACTTCGTCTATCTTGTCGCGATCCTCGCCCCCATTCATTATCTGTGGTCGGTGAAGATCCTCTCTCCGCAGCCGGTCCTTTACGCGCTGGCAGCCGTGGCGCTTTTAGCATGGCGTTACAAGAAGTTCCGCCAGTGGTTGCGATAGTTCGCGAAACTGTGCGTTTTCCCGCAGATTACCTCTCAACCGCAAATCTTTTTTGGATTGCGGTTGATAATCTTCCCTGATAAGACCAGTATTTAGCTGCCAAATGCTACGAAATCGTTATAATGTGCGACCTTGGTTCGCCTGACAGCGGTTTTGGGCCTCTGAAAAGGTGACATTTGCGCTTCGACGGTATATTTTGTTTTTTACCCGAAAATCGCAGGAGATAGCGGCATAATGACTGATAAGTTCCACATCTTAGTTTTAAACGGACCGAACCTGAACATGCTCGGCACCCGTGAGCCA harbors:
- the msrQ gene encoding protein-methionine-sulfoxide reductase heme-binding subunit MsrQ, with amino-acid sequence MRLTAKQITWLKVLLHLAGILPFIWLFWAASQGLFSADPAKDIQHFTGRMALKFLLATLLVSPLARYAKQPLLIRTRRLLGLWCFAWATLHLTSYALLELGINNLTLLGRELVTRPYLMLGIVSWLILLALALTSTQYAQRKLGRRWQLLHNFVYLVAILAPIHYLWSVKILSPQPVLYALAAVALLAWRYKKFRQWLR